A stretch of the Leptidea sinapis chromosome 5, ilLepSina1.1, whole genome shotgun sequence genome encodes the following:
- the LOC126964618 gene encoding uncharacterized protein LOC126964618, translating into MEQIQSVPVSLPIVQVYQPSVSIHPSLNTQGKMSYQDSEPIQIPMTHNISNHLLTQNQTVISCQQIQLQNVQTLQAQNQVLHNDINQQLQITSHVIVPQPIYKQHLLTGTVQHQYYGQYVEYLKEHLITKVEDTPHTEQLLEQETESSPADSCVVAKEVTVKTRLRSDFSNPNNWACNIRKLKHQKGEAYINRRGKYVPEKHIRNTKDCLKACRYKCNERINDADRHSIFEAFYSLNTNEKKHFLLSTTERHQVRNTETKYEGKRNYTFKYFFVIRSERHVVCKNFYLGTLAISQKPVYNVHLNKSDLNLPKPDGRGLSESSVHAVPNELKDRVRQHIISFTTIDTKPIKQFSRRRQYLDSSFNIKYMYTLYCTECTKDNVAPVKESMYRKIFHDEFNLYFKKNKASLCGKCKEPLKKS; encoded by the exons ATGGAGCAGATACAAAGTGTTCCAGTCAGTTTGCCTATCGTCCAAGTCTACCAGCCGTCGGTATCAATACATCCATCACTTAATACGCAAGGGAAAATGTCGTATCAAGACTCGGAACCCATCCAAATCCCCATGACGCACAATATATCCAATCATTTGCTAACACAAAATCAAACTGTGATATCATGTCAACAAATACAGTTGCAAAACGTACAGACACTCCAGGCTCAAAACCAGGTGCTACATAATGATATTAACCAGCAATTGCAGATTACCTCTCATGTTATTGTGCCACAGCCTATATACAAGCAACATTTGCTGACTGGTACAGTACAGCATCAGTATTATGGACAGTATGTTGAATATCTAAAAGAACATCTAATAACTAAGGTTGAAGACACACCACATACTGAGCAACTACTGGAACAAGAAACTGA aTCTTCTCCGGCTGATTCTTGTGTTGTTGCAAAAGAAGTCACAGTCAAGACGAGGCTGCGAagtgatttttcaaatcctaacAATTGGGCTTGCAATATACGAAAGTTGAAACACCAGAAGGGCGAGGCATACATAAACAGAAGAGGAAAATATGTCCCAGAGAAACATATTCGTAATACTAAAGACTGTCTAAAAGCATGTCGATACAAATGCAATGAGAGAATTAACGATGCCGACAGACACTCAATATTTGAGGCGTTTTATTCCTTAAATACTAATGAAAAGAAACATTTCCTGCTGAGTACAACGGAGAGACACCAAGTGAGAAATACAGAGACCAAATATGAGGGCAAACgtaattatacatttaaatatttctttgtaaTACGATCTGAACGCCATGTTGTGtgtaaaaacttttatttaggGACTCTAGCAATATCTCAGAAACCAGTGTATAATGtgcatttaaataaatctgatcTCAACTTACCAAAACCGGATGGAAGAGGGCTTTCAGAATCCAGTGTGCATGCTGTACCAAATGAATTAAAAGACCGCGTAAGGCAACATATTATATCGTTTACAACAATAGACACAAAACCTATCAAGCAATTTTCACGTAGAAGACAATATCTAGACtcaagttttaatattaaatatatgtatacattgTATTGTACTGAGTGTACGAAGGACAATGTAGCCCCTGTTAAGGAGTCTATGTACAGGAAAATATTTCATgatgaatttaatttgtactttaAGAAAAATAAGGCAAGCCTTTGCGGTAAGTGTAAGGAACCATTGAAGAAGTCTTGA
- the LOC126964745 gene encoding mitochondrial 2-oxodicarboxylate carrier, which produces MPDIEKLLKQAAMQIGAGGSAGFVEVSIMHPLDLVKTRLQLQSKRTTQRSDPHYYNGIVDCMKKMYLHEGAFSFWKGILPPILAETPKRAVKFLTFEQYKKLFMFGSDIPTPLTFALAGLGAGITEGILVNPFEVVKVTLQSNKQLATEVPSTWTVTRQIVRESGMGSRGLNKGLTATIARNGIFNMVYFGFYHSVKGILPEYEDPLLEFGRKVAIGFTSGVLGSCVNIPFDVAKSRIQGPQPLPGVIKYSSTTGALVLVYKEEGFRALYKGLLPKVLRLGPGGAIMLVVYDYVYHFLEEKFEKKPKSF; this is translated from the exons ATGCCTGACATTGAAAAGCTTTTGAAGCAAGCTGCTATGCAAATAGGTGCAGGTGGAAGTGCTGGATTTGTGGAAGTTAGCATTATGCATCCCTTGGATCTAGTTAAAACGAGACTTCAATTACAATCAAAAAGAACGACGCAGCGGTCAGATCCTCATTATTACAATGGAATTGTagattgtatgaaaaaaatgtaCCTTCATGAAGGAGCATTCTCATTTTGGAAGGGAATATTACCACCGATTCTTGCAGAAACTCCTAAGCGGGCCGTGAAGTTTCTCACATTTGAACAGTACAAGAAGCTCTTTATGTTTGGTTCTGATATACCAACTCCACTA ACATTTGCCTTAGCTGGTCTTGGAGCTGGAATAACTGAAGGTATACTTGTGAATCCCTTCGAAGTGGTCAAAGTGACACTCCAGTCCAACAAACAATTAGCCACAGAAGTGCCCAGTACATGGACAGTAACTCGGCAGATTGTTCGAGAGAGTGGAATGGGTTCGAGAGGTCTTAATAAGGGTCTGACAGCAACAATAGCCAGGAATGGAATTTTTAATATGGTGTACTTTGGATTTTACCATAGCGTCAAAGGGATACTGCCTGAGTATGAG GACCCACTGCTCGAATTTGGGCGTAAAGTCGCGATCGGTTTTACATCGGGCGTTCTGGGCTCGTGCGTCAATATACCGTTTGACGTCGCCAAGAGTCGAATCCAGGGTCCGCAGCCTCTACCCGGCGTGATCAAGTACTCGTCCACCACTGGGGCTCTTGTATTGGTGTACAAGGAGGAAGG TTTTCGAGCTCTGTACAAAGGATTACTGCCAAAAGTGCTTCGTTTGGGTCCTGGGGGAGCTATTATGTTAGTGGTGTACGATTATGTATACCATTTCTTAGAggaaaaatttgaaaagaagccCAAAAGTTTCTAA